The following are encoded in a window of Lactobacillus intestinalis genomic DNA:
- a CDS encoding winged helix-turn-helix transcriptional regulator, with product MPHHIYNCAEGCPVESTLQIISGKWKSVIIYHLIKEKNCRFNELQKLMPNCSRRMLSLQLKELENDQIIAKTIFPTVPPKTSYQLTSLGKTLTPLILEMEKWGNKYNQLHE from the coding sequence ATGCCACATCATATTTATAATTGTGCCGAAGGTTGTCCTGTTGAAAGCACACTTCAAATTATCTCAGGCAAATGGAAAAGCGTAATTATCTATCATTTAATCAAAGAAAAGAACTGTCGCTTCAATGAATTGCAGAAGTTGATGCCTAATTGTTCAAGACGAATGTTATCACTGCAATTAAAAGAATTAGAAAACGATCAAATTATTGCTAAAACGATCTTTCCAACCGTGCCGCCTAAAACCAGTTATCAATTAACATCATTAGGTAAAACTCTTACTCCATTAATTCTAGAAATGGAAAAATGGGGAAATAAGTATAATCAATTACATGAATAA